Proteins encoded together in one Candidatus Endomicrobium procryptotermitis window:
- the dcd gene encoding dCTP deaminase produces MVKNDKWIKKMAFEHKIIEPFEPGQIKEVRFGCGGRDIDNNIKKVISFGTSSYGYDMRLSDEFMVMKNIGKDAVLDPKLSSQELFEFVKTKDYIVIAPNSIVLGKSVEYFRIPRDVVTIAFGKSTYARCGIFVNITPFEPEWEGFVTLSIANTTSLSVKVYANEGIAQVLFLASQEVCEVSYADRKGKYQAQKNIISARV; encoded by the coding sequence ATGGTTAAAAATGACAAATGGATAAAAAAAATGGCTTTTGAACATAAAATAATAGAACCTTTTGAGCCCGGACAAATTAAAGAAGTGCGCTTTGGATGTGGAGGTCGCGATATTGACAACAATATTAAAAAAGTAATTTCTTTTGGAACTTCTTCTTACGGTTATGATATGCGTTTGTCGGATGAATTTATGGTAATGAAAAATATCGGAAAAGATGCTGTTTTGGATCCAAAACTCTCTTCGCAAGAGTTATTTGAATTTGTTAAAACTAAGGATTATATTGTTATTGCGCCGAATTCCATAGTATTGGGAAAAAGTGTGGAGTATTTTAGAATCCCGCGCGATGTGGTTACAATTGCATTTGGAAAATCAACTTATGCACGCTGCGGAATATTTGTAAATATTACGCCTTTTGAGCCCGAATGGGAGGGTTTTGTAACTCTTTCCATAGCCAATACAACGTCGCTTTCGGTAAAAGTATATGCTAACGAGGGCATAGCACAGGTCTTATTTCTAGCTTCGCAGGAAGTTTGCGAAGTGTCATATGCCGATAGAAAAGGAAAGTATCAAGCGCAAAAAAATATAATTTCAGCTAGAGTATGA
- the nrdR gene encoding transcriptional regulator NrdR — protein sequence MKCPFCGSFSDQVLDSRPIEHTSAVRRRRECLECKKRYTTFERPEEASLMVVKSNHSREPFDRKKVWAGIDRACRKRPVAVETIDKIVNEIENELSAEYVMEIPSNIIGQKILDKLWNLDLVAYIRFASVYRQFGDIDTFMEELKKLKKKYSKRQKKSK from the coding sequence ATGAAATGTCCGTTTTGCGGAAGTTTTAGTGATCAGGTTCTCGATTCACGCCCTATTGAACATACGTCTGCAGTGAGAAGGCGCAGGGAGTGTCTGGAGTGTAAAAAACGTTATACCACATTTGAGCGTCCAGAAGAAGCTTCTCTGATGGTTGTAAAATCAAACCATTCCAGAGAGCCTTTTGACAGAAAAAAAGTGTGGGCAGGCATAGACAGGGCCTGCAGAAAACGACCTGTCGCTGTAGAGACTATAGATAAAATAGTAAATGAAATAGAAAATGAACTTTCAGCCGAATATGTTATGGAAATCCCTTCAAATATAATCGGACAGAAAATTTTGGATAAGCTATGGAATTTAGATTTGGTGGCATATATACGTTTTGCTTCAGTTTATAGGCAATTCGGAGATATAGACACTTTTATGGAAGAGCTTAAAAAACTTAAAAAGAAATATTCAAAAAGACAAAAAAAGTCAAAGTGA
- a CDS encoding vitamin B12-dependent ribonucleotide reductase: protein MIKNMKEELISENGVKLEKNALTVLQKRYLRKDEKGNAIEKPEELFYRVAENISQADKIYDKDADIEQLTKEFYLAMASLDFLPNSPTLMNAGRQLQQLSACFVLPIEDSMDSIFETLKNTALIHKSGGGTGFSFSRLRPKMDSVQTTSGVSSGPVSFMQVFNAATEAIKQGGTRRGANMGMIRIDHPDILDFIICKDKNDSLNNFNISVAITKEFMDALEDEEDYDLYNPRTKEVVGKLSAKEVFTKIVDAAWKNGEPGIVFIDRINDANPTPEAGTIESTNPCGEQPLLPYESCNLGSINLGHFVKNEDVEWERLEKMIKTGVHFLDNVIDMNNYPIQKIGEITRSNRKIGLGIMGWADMLMYLGIPYGSHDSLILAEKVMSFIQSKSHEASRELALKRGAFPNFKQSVYSKGNPIRNATTTTIAPTGTIGIIASASGGIEPVFALVYRRAQCLDNEEMYEVNPYFEKIARENGFYSSELMDKIAEKGSVRGVKEISEKIKKIFVTAQDIMPEDHIRMQAAFQKFTDNAVSKTVNFPNSATKEDVKKVYILSYKMGCKGVTVYRDGSRGLQVLNLASKKESSASADTIQEKKPRTRPKKTTGFTFLMHTGCGKMYVTINEDDRGACELFTQLGKSGGCTSSQSEAVARLISLALRSGVDQHEVINQLKGIRCPSPTLAEGGAILSCADAVAKALESYVKEKTSPALFAQEVSRCEPYGEIPHTAAASSDANNNFSGSCPQCPECGEMLAFAEGCVVCRDCGYSKCW, encoded by the coding sequence ATGATAAAAAATATGAAAGAGGAACTGATTTCTGAAAATGGCGTGAAGCTTGAAAAAAACGCTTTGACAGTTCTTCAGAAAAGATATTTGAGAAAAGATGAAAAAGGAAACGCGATAGAGAAACCTGAAGAGTTATTTTACAGGGTTGCCGAAAATATATCTCAAGCCGATAAAATATATGATAAAGACGCGGATATAGAACAATTGACAAAAGAGTTCTATCTTGCGATGGCATCTTTAGACTTTTTGCCTAACTCCCCTACATTGATGAATGCCGGAAGACAACTACAGCAACTTTCGGCATGTTTCGTTTTACCTATAGAAGATTCCATGGACTCGATTTTTGAAACGCTTAAAAATACTGCGCTGATACATAAATCTGGCGGTGGTACGGGGTTTTCATTTTCAAGGCTGCGTCCAAAAATGGATTCGGTGCAGACGACAAGCGGAGTTTCTTCTGGTCCAGTATCGTTTATGCAGGTTTTTAATGCCGCTACGGAAGCCATAAAACAGGGCGGGACAAGGCGCGGCGCAAATATGGGAATGATCAGAATCGACCATCCGGACATTTTGGATTTTATAATTTGCAAAGATAAGAATGATAGCCTAAACAACTTCAATATTTCCGTGGCGATAACAAAAGAGTTTATGGACGCTTTAGAAGATGAAGAAGATTATGATCTTTATAATCCGCGCACAAAAGAGGTTGTCGGAAAGCTGAGCGCTAAGGAAGTTTTTACAAAAATCGTTGACGCCGCGTGGAAAAACGGCGAACCCGGAATAGTTTTTATAGACAGAATAAACGATGCCAATCCCACGCCTGAAGCCGGAACTATAGAATCTACAAACCCTTGCGGCGAGCAGCCTCTTTTGCCTTATGAATCGTGCAATCTCGGTTCAATAAATCTCGGACATTTTGTTAAAAATGAAGATGTTGAATGGGAAAGGCTTGAAAAAATGATAAAAACGGGAGTTCATTTTCTTGACAATGTCATAGATATGAACAATTATCCTATTCAAAAAATAGGCGAAATCACACGTTCGAACAGGAAAATAGGTCTCGGAATAATGGGCTGGGCGGACATGCTTATGTATTTGGGTATTCCTTACGGTTCGCATGATTCTCTCATACTGGCAGAGAAAGTCATGAGTTTTATACAGTCAAAATCCCATGAAGCTTCTCGAGAACTTGCTCTTAAAAGAGGAGCATTCCCAAATTTTAAACAAAGCGTTTACAGCAAAGGAAATCCAATCAGAAATGCAACAACTACGACTATAGCTCCTACGGGAACCATAGGCATAATAGCTTCGGCGTCCGGCGGCATTGAACCAGTTTTTGCTTTAGTATATAGAAGAGCGCAATGTCTCGACAATGAAGAAATGTACGAAGTCAACCCATATTTTGAAAAAATCGCCAGAGAAAATGGTTTTTATTCAAGTGAGCTTATGGATAAAATCGCCGAAAAGGGAAGTGTCCGCGGTGTAAAAGAAATATCGGAAAAAATAAAGAAGATTTTTGTTACGGCACAGGATATTATGCCGGAAGATCATATAAGAATGCAGGCCGCTTTCCAGAAATTTACGGATAATGCCGTATCTAAAACCGTCAATTTCCCAAATTCAGCTACAAAAGAAGACGTTAAAAAAGTTTATATACTTTCTTATAAAATGGGCTGTAAAGGCGTAACAGTTTACAGGGACGGAAGCCGCGGTTTGCAGGTTTTAAATCTTGCAAGCAAGAAAGAATCTTCCGCGTCAGCAGACACAATCCAAGAGAAAAAACCAAGAACCAGACCTAAAAAAACTACAGGTTTTACGTTTTTAATGCACACGGGCTGCGGGAAGATGTATGTTACTATCAATGAGGACGACAGAGGTGCGTGCGAACTTTTTACTCAACTTGGTAAATCAGGAGGATGCACATCTTCGCAGTCAGAGGCCGTAGCTCGTTTGATTTCGCTGGCTTTGCGTTCCGGCGTAGACCAGCATGAAGTAATAAACCAATTAAAAGGCATAAGGTGTCCGTCTCCGACATTGGCCGAAGGCGGCGCAATTCTTTCCTGTGCCGATGCAGTTGCCAAAGCTTTAGAATCTTATGTGAAAGAAAAAACCTCTCCGGCACTTTTTGCGCAGGAAGTTTCTCGTTGCGAGCCTTATGGCGAAATACCTCATACTGCGGCTGCCTCTTCAGATGCAAATAATAATTTTTCTGGTTCCTGTCCGCAGTGCCCAGAATGTGGAGAAATGCTAGCTTTTGCTGAAGGATGCGTGGTATGCAGGGATTGCGGATACAGCAAATGCTGGTAA
- a CDS encoding TIGR03545 family protein, which translates to MRIFRWKFIIPTAIIIASICVFLMFYLDTRLKKVFISSGELIFGAKVEIESIETKLKGLSVNIRSIKIGDKDNEFKNLLDIDNIKFSIRFIPLLSKKIIIDDMTVEGIKWDTSRAESCKLPQKKHKKSEPKEESFMLKAMKELKTKAVQEYDDFPSVRKLGEIQNQIKSFSPQSIVDMAGILSIKTVQDSYVDLMGKYDFYNKIANEFDIKAQTGRITILIDSVSKTNIKTTADIQKLKDNLVKLNDERKNLEKTYNDLKAVKVELLKDTKERQNAFKNITSLINQDVDNIASKLSVPSLDFKNVTRILFGGIWVERADKVLYYMNLIRKYIPENKAPLDAGKSDLENNNKLEIKERLKGSDILYPVKNKLPTLFIANVKLSGTSAGEGKEGIPITFSGYIKDIAWNQKLIGRKTVFEVKGDNMQQTIIVTGSFDRISDTAQDIILFSMEGMPAQRLGIMESDYMPSFKDTKSKVAAEFILSETDFIMKAGIYIDGMRYDPSVKNFKGVNADLIKYVNMIWHGINSMDAQMQLSILKEGGSKVNFTSNIDKKLAQRFNNILNAAVGDVKVKIKQEVTQYVDSQKHVLESEVDKYGKDIQNELDSKLKEINKKINDIKKLVLNKEAELKKSALSSLLSANK; encoded by the coding sequence ATGAGAATTTTTAGATGGAAATTTATTATCCCTACGGCAATAATAATAGCAAGTATATGTGTATTTCTTATGTTTTATCTTGACACTCGACTTAAAAAAGTTTTTATTTCTTCCGGTGAACTGATTTTTGGCGCAAAGGTTGAGATAGAAAGCATTGAAACGAAACTTAAAGGTTTATCGGTAAACATACGTTCTATAAAAATCGGAGACAAAGACAATGAGTTTAAAAATCTTCTCGATATAGACAATATAAAGTTCAGCATACGTTTTATTCCTCTGCTTTCAAAAAAAATAATTATAGACGATATGACAGTTGAAGGAATAAAATGGGACACGTCAAGAGCTGAGTCCTGCAAACTTCCTCAAAAAAAACATAAAAAATCCGAACCCAAAGAAGAATCTTTTATGTTGAAAGCCATGAAAGAACTGAAAACAAAAGCAGTGCAGGAATACGACGATTTTCCGAGCGTTCGGAAATTAGGTGAAATACAAAACCAGATTAAAAGTTTTTCGCCGCAGAGCATAGTGGACATGGCTGGAATACTGTCCATTAAAACGGTTCAAGATTCTTATGTTGATTTAATGGGAAAATACGATTTTTATAATAAAATTGCAAATGAATTTGACATAAAAGCGCAGACGGGCAGAATTACCATACTCATTGATTCCGTTTCGAAAACAAATATTAAGACCACTGCGGACATACAGAAGTTAAAAGACAATCTCGTAAAGCTAAACGATGAAAGAAAAAATCTTGAGAAAACTTACAATGATTTAAAAGCTGTTAAAGTCGAATTGCTTAAAGATACTAAAGAACGGCAAAATGCATTTAAAAATATAACTTCTCTTATAAATCAAGATGTTGACAATATAGCTTCAAAATTGTCCGTGCCTTCTTTGGATTTTAAAAATGTAACAAGAATACTTTTCGGTGGCATTTGGGTGGAGCGGGCAGATAAAGTGCTGTATTATATGAATCTTATAAGAAAATATATTCCTGAAAATAAAGCACCGTTAGATGCTGGAAAAAGCGATTTAGAGAACAACAATAAACTAGAAATTAAAGAAAGATTAAAGGGTTCTGATATTTTGTATCCTGTTAAAAATAAACTTCCGACTCTTTTTATCGCCAATGTTAAACTTTCTGGAACGTCCGCAGGGGAAGGAAAAGAAGGAATTCCGATAACTTTCAGCGGATATATCAAAGATATAGCTTGGAATCAAAAACTTATAGGTAGAAAGACCGTTTTTGAAGTAAAAGGCGATAATATGCAGCAAACCATTATAGTTACGGGAAGCTTTGACAGAATTTCGGATACTGCACAAGACATAATTTTGTTTTCAATGGAAGGTATGCCTGCGCAAAGACTTGGTATTATGGAAAGCGATTATATGCCTTCATTTAAAGATACAAAAAGCAAAGTCGCCGCAGAATTTATTTTGTCAGAAACGGATTTCATTATGAAAGCTGGAATTTATATTGATGGAATGAGGTATGATCCTTCCGTTAAGAATTTTAAAGGTGTAAATGCCGATTTAATAAAATATGTAAATATGATTTGGCATGGTATAAATTCAATGGATGCGCAGATGCAGCTGTCGATATTGAAAGAAGGAGGAAGCAAAGTCAATTTTACTTCCAATATAGATAAAAAACTCGCTCAGAGATTCAACAATATATTAAATGCCGCAGTCGGAGATGTAAAAGTAAAAATAAAACAGGAAGTTACACAATACGTGGATTCACAGAAGCACGTTTTGGAGTCGGAAGTTGATAAATATGGTAAAGACATACAAAATGAACTTGATTCAAAATTAAAAGAAATCAACAAAAAAATCAATGACATTAAAAAACTCGTTTTAAATAAAGAAGCTGAACTGAAGAAATCAGCCTTATCGTCTTTACTCTCGGCAAACAAATAA
- a CDS encoding TIGR03546 family protein: MFFTLIRNILKVLQSDVSPKQIAFGAVLGVFFGLVPSLLMKCLIFSLIMILRINIGAAFASAAVFALIGLLTDPLSDKIGYYILSTDFLISFWVHIYNMPIIPFTEFNNTVVMGNIALSFILFIPVYLLSNKFLSYYQVYLRDRIAKWRIIKLLTAGSVSYKILK; encoded by the coding sequence TTGTTTTTCACTTTGATAAGGAACATTTTAAAAGTTTTGCAAAGTGATGTTTCCCCAAAACAAATAGCGTTTGGTGCGGTTTTGGGAGTTTTTTTTGGTCTTGTTCCCTCTCTACTTATGAAGTGTCTGATTTTTTCTTTGATAATGATTTTGCGGATAAACATAGGAGCGGCTTTTGCAAGTGCTGCGGTTTTTGCTTTGATAGGACTTCTTACCGACCCTCTCTCCGATAAAATAGGGTACTATATTTTAAGCACCGATTTTCTAATATCTTTTTGGGTACACATATATAATATGCCCATAATTCCTTTCACAGAATTCAACAACACTGTCGTTATGGGAAATATTGCACTTTCGTTTATACTTTTCATTCCTGTATATTTACTTTCAAACAAATTTCTTTCTTATTATCAGGTATATTTGCGCGATAGAATAGCAAAATGGAGAATAATCAAACTTCTCACGGCGGGTTCAGTTTCTTACAAAATTTTAAAGTAA
- the glgP gene encoding alpha-glucan family phosphorylase, giving the protein MKDQDLFNENQETFVALNAKSFVVTPNLPKTLSPLLTIANNMWWCWNSDAVELFRRLDRDMWEETYHSPKAILGMIAQGRLEILAEDDSFISHMERVKNELDKYMTMNTWFHDSCSDYKDLQLAYFSTEFAIHESIPIYSGGLGILSGDHLKSASDMGLPLVSVGLLYRYGYFKQFLSFDGWQQEEYNENHFFRMPLELIKDGDGNTLTIEIDMPKQKVYARVWKLQVGRVPLYLLDTDFSANPREVRDITGQLYGGDRDMRIRQEIVLGMGGIRLLKALGIDPSVIHINEGHSAFLLFEKMRELIEDKGLSYDEAFQIVKSSCAFTTHTPVPAGNEMFSAELVLKYFEPLCKKLGLTKEQFLALGSFPAKEIKSSEPSNFSMTILALKMSNKANGVSRLHATVSRDMWSAIWPELPKREVPISNITNGIHTNTWISYEFAGLFDRYLGSSWKDEPADHTIWQRVSQIPDAELWRSHERRRERLVSFARSRLKEQLMRRGASQKDINHSDEVLDPEALTIGFSRRFASYKRGTLIFRDIERITKILTNKEHPVQIIIAGKAHPQDNSGKELIKRIVALSKTPELRHKVVFLEDYDINVAHYLVQGADIWLNNPLRPEEASGTSGMKAAVNGVINFSVLDGWWCEGYNGDNGWIIGSIDRYPDSEYQNEVESTAIYETLEKEIVPLYFNRGQDDLPRGWIKKMKTSMQTLGPVFNTNRMIEEYTKRFYIPSAMEHEKLKKDNYALAKKKAVWLKNLTNNWDTIKIISSHDNTKDEIKITDDMTVQAKIHLGTVATDDVSVQIYSGYLDSMHIISKASVDEMRFVSKEDDNYIYEGKVKTDKVGHCGYTIRIVPQYCGEVQHIPKLIKWLGR; this is encoded by the coding sequence ATGAAAGATCAGGATTTGTTTAATGAAAATCAGGAAACTTTTGTCGCGTTAAATGCAAAATCTTTTGTAGTAACGCCAAATCTTCCAAAAACATTGTCTCCGTTGTTGACAATCGCAAATAATATGTGGTGGTGCTGGAACAGCGATGCAGTTGAGCTTTTCAGAAGGCTCGATAGAGATATGTGGGAAGAAACTTATCACAGCCCGAAAGCGATACTCGGAATGATAGCTCAGGGAAGGCTTGAAATTCTTGCCGAAGATGACAGTTTCATTTCTCATATGGAAAGAGTTAAAAATGAGCTTGACAAATATATGACGATGAACACGTGGTTTCACGATTCATGTTCGGATTACAAAGATCTGCAGCTCGCTTATTTTTCTACGGAGTTTGCAATTCATGAAAGCATTCCGATTTACTCCGGAGGACTAGGAATTTTGTCTGGAGATCATTTAAAATCCGCCAGTGATATGGGACTTCCTCTTGTCAGCGTCGGCCTTCTTTATAGATACGGCTATTTTAAACAATTTTTGAGTTTTGACGGATGGCAGCAGGAAGAGTACAATGAAAATCATTTTTTCCGAATGCCGTTGGAGCTTATCAAAGATGGAGATGGAAATACATTAACGATAGAAATAGACATGCCTAAGCAGAAAGTTTATGCCAGAGTCTGGAAACTTCAGGTAGGTAGAGTGCCTCTTTATCTTCTTGACACAGACTTCAGCGCTAACCCGAGAGAAGTAAGGGATATCACCGGACAGCTTTACGGAGGCGATAGGGATATGAGAATAAGGCAGGAAATAGTTTTGGGAATGGGCGGAATAAGGCTTCTGAAAGCTTTGGGAATAGACCCCAGTGTGATCCATATAAACGAAGGACATTCCGCATTTTTGCTTTTTGAAAAGATGAGAGAGCTTATTGAAGACAAGGGGCTTTCTTATGACGAAGCGTTCCAGATAGTAAAAAGTTCGTGTGCTTTCACTACGCATACTCCGGTTCCCGCGGGAAACGAGATGTTTTCAGCTGAACTTGTTTTAAAATATTTTGAACCTTTGTGCAAAAAACTCGGGCTTACAAAAGAACAATTCCTGGCTTTGGGATCGTTCCCTGCAAAAGAAATAAAATCTTCGGAGCCGTCAAATTTCTCTATGACGATACTCGCTCTTAAAATGTCAAATAAGGCAAACGGCGTAAGCAGGCTTCACGCCACGGTGTCAAGGGATATGTGGTCTGCGATATGGCCAGAACTGCCGAAAAGAGAAGTACCTATAAGTAATATTACGAACGGCATTCATACGAACACGTGGATTTCTTATGAGTTTGCCGGACTGTTTGACAGATATCTGGGATCTTCATGGAAAGATGAACCTGCTGACCACACGATTTGGCAGAGAGTATCTCAGATTCCCGATGCCGAGCTTTGGAGAAGCCACGAAAGAAGAAGAGAAAGGCTCGTTTCGTTTGCCAGGTCAAGATTAAAAGAACAGCTTATGAGAAGAGGTGCGTCGCAGAAAGACATAAATCATTCCGATGAAGTTCTTGATCCGGAAGCGCTTACTATAGGTTTTTCGCGTCGTTTTGCCTCTTATAAACGTGGAACACTTATTTTCAGAGATATTGAAAGAATAACAAAAATTCTCACAAATAAAGAGCATCCCGTTCAGATAATAATTGCGGGAAAAGCTCATCCGCAGGACAATAGCGGAAAAGAACTTATCAAGCGGATAGTCGCTTTGTCGAAAACGCCCGAGTTAAGACATAAAGTTGTATTTTTGGAAGATTATGACATTAACGTGGCGCATTATCTTGTGCAGGGTGCAGATATCTGGCTCAATAATCCTTTAAGACCAGAAGAAGCATCAGGAACAAGCGGAATGAAAGCCGCGGTTAACGGCGTGATAAATTTCAGTGTTCTCGATGGCTGGTGGTGCGAAGGTTATAATGGAGACAACGGCTGGATAATAGGTTCAATAGACAGGTATCCCGACAGCGAATATCAAAATGAAGTTGAAAGCACGGCAATTTATGAAACGCTTGAAAAGGAAATTGTTCCATTATATTTTAACAGAGGTCAAGATGATTTGCCGAGAGGCTGGATAAAAAAAATGAAAACTTCGATGCAGACTTTGGGCCCCGTTTTTAACACGAATAGGATGATTGAAGAATATACAAAAAGATTTTATATTCCTTCTGCTATGGAACATGAAAAACTTAAAAAGGATAATTATGCGCTTGCAAAGAAAAAAGCCGTTTGGCTTAAAAATTTGACAAACAATTGGGACACAATAAAAATCATTTCCTCGCATGACAATACAAAAGATGAAATAAAAATAACCGATGATATGACGGTTCAGGCAAAAATTCATTTGGGCACCGTTGCTACGGATGATGTCAGCGTACAAATTTACAGCGGCTATCTTGATTCAATGCACATAATAAGCAAAGCGTCGGTAGATGAAATGAGGTTTGTTTCAAAAGAAGACGATAACTATATATATGAAGGAAAAGTTAAAACCGACAAAGTCGGCCATTGCGGATATACTATAAGAATAGTGCCGCAGTATTGCGGTGAAGTTCAGCATATACCAAAACTTATTAAATGGCTTGGGAGGTAA
- the dusB gene encoding tRNA dihydrouridine synthase DusB, with the protein MQKIQKLKIGKIELKNNLFLAPMAGISDLPMRLLSKEGGAGLVCTEMVSAKALTYGNEKTKKLYKIHKNERPVAVQIFGGDRYCMSEAAKIVRDAGADIIDINLGCPVRKITKAGAGAKLLTDGRLTAAILADVINSVDIPVTIKIRTGLIPGENAAIEILKIAYENGISLAVIHARPAKHGHDGEPDMEVFTQACSQSKIPIIANGGIYDESSAEKFINIPNCRGLMIGRGAIGNYSIFKGLESYFNDGIMLAKPSWQERILWLKKHAALAEDYYEEERGYVLLRKVLHYYVKDLPNAAKIRNMFNKVTKPAEFEEFIEYVNYNISNKKIN; encoded by the coding sequence ATGCAAAAAATACAGAAATTGAAAATAGGCAAAATCGAATTAAAGAACAATCTATTTCTTGCTCCTATGGCTGGAATAAGTGATTTACCCATGAGGCTTCTTTCAAAAGAAGGCGGTGCAGGACTCGTTTGTACCGAAATGGTTTCTGCAAAAGCTTTGACGTACGGAAATGAAAAAACAAAAAAATTATATAAAATTCACAAAAATGAAAGGCCTGTTGCCGTACAGATTTTTGGCGGGGATCGCTATTGTATGAGCGAAGCGGCAAAAATTGTAAGAGATGCCGGAGCTGATATTATAGACATAAATTTGGGGTGCCCAGTGCGCAAAATCACAAAAGCTGGCGCAGGAGCAAAACTTCTTACTGACGGACGTTTAACGGCCGCAATACTTGCAGATGTAATAAATAGCGTTGACATACCGGTGACGATAAAAATAAGAACGGGACTTATTCCCGGAGAAAATGCAGCTATAGAAATATTGAAAATCGCTTATGAAAACGGAATAAGTTTGGCAGTCATTCATGCACGACCCGCAAAGCACGGTCACGATGGAGAACCTGATATGGAAGTTTTTACCCAAGCCTGTTCACAATCAAAAATTCCAATTATAGCAAACGGCGGAATATATGATGAATCATCTGCCGAAAAGTTTATCAACATTCCAAATTGCCGCGGTCTTATGATAGGAAGAGGAGCCATAGGAAATTATTCGATATTTAAGGGGCTTGAAAGTTATTTTAATGATGGAATTATGCTTGCAAAACCTTCATGGCAAGAAAGAATTTTATGGCTAAAAAAACATGCGGCTCTTGCTGAAGATTATTATGAAGAGGAACGCGGATATGTTCTTCTTAGAAAAGTTTTACATTATTATGTTAAAGATTTGCCTAATGCTGCAAAAATAAGAAATATGTTTAATAAAGTTACTAAACCTGCTGAGTTTGAAGAGTTTATAGAATATGTAAATTATAATATTTCTAATAAGAAAATAAATTGA
- a CDS encoding HAD-IA family hydrolase yields the protein MGYDFLIFDLDGTIVDSQRDITSAINAVRKDFGFKPLSIEKVRSFLGSGVKALVDKAVPDSNGEILSAALEKFKLHYFDCLTDTTVIYKGIEEMLNVLQDKKKAILSNKMEVFSYEIIKRLGLSKYFTQVWGGDTVGVKKPDPKPILDLIKKNGADLQKTIMIGDSANDIKAAKAAGIDSLAVLYGYDSGQIKEYQPDYTAETPGDIIKFVL from the coding sequence ATGGGATATGATTTTTTGATTTTTGATTTGGACGGAACGATAGTCGATTCGCAGAGAGATATTACCTCCGCCATTAATGCGGTAAGAAAAGATTTCGGTTTTAAACCGTTGTCCATAGAAAAAGTCCGTTCATTTCTCGGCAGCGGTGTTAAAGCTTTAGTTGACAAAGCCGTTCCAGACTCAAATGGCGAGATTCTTTCCGCCGCTTTAGAAAAATTTAAATTACATTATTTTGACTGCCTTACGGACACTACTGTTATTTATAAAGGTATAGAAGAAATGCTTAACGTTCTGCAAGACAAAAAGAAAGCCATTCTTTCAAATAAAATGGAAGTCTTTTCTTACGAGATAATAAAGAGGCTCGGGCTGTCAAAATATTTTACGCAAGTGTGGGGAGGAGATACTGTCGGTGTTAAAAAGCCTGACCCGAAACCGATTTTAGATTTGATTAAGAAAAACGGAGCCGATTTGCAAAAAACGATAATGATAGGAGACAGCGCAAATGATATTAAAGCGGCAAAAGCCGCCGGCATAGATTCTCTTGCGGTTTTGTACGGTTATGATAGCGGGCAAATAAAAGAATATCAGCCTGATTATACAGCCGAAACTCCTGGAGATATAATAAAGTTTGTTTTATAG